A region of Pristiophorus japonicus isolate sPriJap1 chromosome 32, sPriJap1.hap1, whole genome shotgun sequence DNA encodes the following proteins:
- the LOC139240536 gene encoding probable G-protein coupled receptor 139, with the protein MDYKILSNVIVNRIKSALELVIHPDLTCAGPGRKMSDSLALLRDTIAYVQVRRVDTCLISLDQAKAFNMISHTYLIDVLSKMGFGEVSQRASTPALTGISGSTERRRMYLTISEFTILGFVSEIQKLFYPILAVVGVPANSMTIVILYRGKCGLSKCVTRYLVAMAAADLLVVITDLILRQIPIVHRLYFVREIPVCNIHAVLLYVATDCSVWFTVTFTFDRFVAICCQKLKTKYCTAKTAAVVLGAVTVLSCLKNIFWYFMYLPWYRFANTPWFCYVSVLVMISHLWGTLELLHSILTPCIPFVLILLLNALTIRHILLTSRVRRRLRDHSSEGIASDIEMERRRKSIILLLIISWNFILLWAVFVLFSIWNRLSYFVLDTFHLPAYMKEIGFMLQLLSCCTNTCIYAVTQNKFREQLKNVVKCPYLRIVKIIKW; encoded by the exons ATGGACTATAAGATCCTGTCAAATGTCATCGTCAACAggatcaagtctgctcttgagctggtgattcacccggatctGACCTGCGCTGGCCCTGGCAGGAAGatgtctgatagcctcgcgctactcagggatacgatcgcctatgtgcaggtcaggagggtggacacctgcttaatcagcttagaccaagcGAAGGCCTTTAACATGATATCACACACGTACCTGattgacgtgctctccaaaatggggtttggggagg tTTCGCAGAGAGCATCAACTCCGGCACTCACAGGGATCAGCGGCTCTACTGAGAGGAGAAGAATGTATTTAACAATCAGTGAGTTTACAATACTAGGGTTCGTTTCTGAGATACAAAAGTTATTCTACCCCATTCTGGCTGTGGTTGGAGTGCCTG CTAACTCAATGACGATTGTGATTCTGtatcggggaaagtgcggtctctccaaatgcgtCACTCGCTacttggtggccatggcagcggcggatctactggttgtTATCACtgacctgatattgaggcagatTCCAATTGTTCATCGACTGTATTTTGTGCGAGAAatccccgtgtgtaatatccacgccgtcctgctttatgtagctacagactgttctgtctggttcaccgtcactttcacctttgatcgattcgtggcaatttgttgccagaagctgaaaactaaatattgcactgcgaaaaccgcagctgtggttcttggagcagtgactgtgctgagctgtttaaagaacattttctggtactttatgtatttACCTTGGTACAGGTTTGCCAATACCCCCTGGTTCTGTTACGTGAGTGTTCTTGTTATGATTTCACATTTGTGGGGAACACTCGAGCTTCTTCATTCTATTCTCACCCCTTGCATCCCATTTGTTCTGATTCTGCTCCTCAATGCTTTAACCATCAGACACATTTTACTGaccagcagagtccgcaggagactccgggatcACAGCAGTGAGGGGATTGCCAGTGACATAGAGATGGAGcgacgaaggaaatccatcattttactgctcaTTATTTCATGGAATTTCATTCTGTTATGGGCTGTGTTTGTGTTGTTTTCTATTTGGAACAGGTTATCGTATTTTGTTCTTGATACTTTCCATCTACCTGCTTACATGAAAGAAATAGGATttatgctccagctcctgagttgctgcacaaacacttgtatttatgccgtgacccagaataagttcagagagcagttgaagaatgtggtgaaatgtcCGTATCTCCGAATTGTTAAAATAATTAAATGGTGA